One Tolypothrix bouteillei VB521301 DNA window includes the following coding sequences:
- a CDS encoding TauD/TfdA family dioxygenase, protein MILSDKLSIWKANEYNFNIFEDSKINLDRVTLKIDKVVEMSEQDQQKLFETFNKFKFVILECDPSPNPQENLLALGKFFGSVKRHQRSDRNGIVPVENLGKLAPEDQISATNRLHPIHTDGSFDMDPPKVVAMQCEIPSKHGGLSQIVYGQDVYEYLLENYVQELYKLFANPLTITRGERTATRPIFVEKEGRISIAFRSDSVISVEMNFQIEKGFRVIKNYVNEPKNQLIFKLKANQILLIENNSVLHGRTSFPDNEVRKINRLWFDGVSEYAQYLKFGFLPKTKI, encoded by the coding sequence ATGATTCTAAGTGACAAACTTTCAATTTGGAAAGCAAATGAGTATAACTTCAATATTTTTGAAGATTCCAAAATTAATCTCGATCGCGTAACACTAAAGATTGATAAAGTTGTAGAAATGTCTGAACAAGATCAACAGAAGCTGTTTGAGACATTCAATAAGTTTAAGTTTGTCATACTAGAATGCGATCCTTCTCCCAATCCTCAAGAGAATTTATTAGCTTTAGGGAAGTTTTTTGGTTCTGTTAAGAGACACCAACGTTCCGATCGAAATGGTATTGTTCCAGTTGAAAATCTAGGCAAATTAGCTCCTGAAGATCAGATTTCTGCTACCAATCGACTGCATCCAATACATACAGACGGTTCATTTGACATGGACCCCCCTAAGGTAGTTGCCATGCAGTGCGAGATCCCATCTAAACATGGCGGATTGTCTCAAATTGTTTACGGTCAGGATGTCTATGAGTATTTACTAGAAAATTATGTTCAAGAGTTGTATAAGCTGTTTGCCAATCCATTAACCATCACAAGAGGCGAACGAACAGCTACACGACCAATATTTGTTGAAAAAGAAGGCAGAATATCGATTGCATTCCGATCTGATTCAGTTATTTCAGTAGAAATGAATTTTCAAATAGAAAAAGGTTTTAGAGTTATTAAAAATTACGTTAACGAGCCGAAAAATCAATTAATTTTTAAACTTAAAGCCAATCAAATTTTGTTGATTGAAAATAATAGTGTCTTACATGGAAGAACTTCTTTTCCAGATAATGAAGTTCGTAAAATAAATAGACTGTGGTTTGATGGAGTTTCGGAATATGCTCAATACCTAAAATTTGGATTTCTTCCTAAGACTAAAATTTAG
- a CDS encoding sulfite exporter TauE/SafE family protein encodes MTFPENYFIIFILAIVSFILSYFGASVGLVLGNIRLPLLVYALQASTSSIGIATGTNLATSAMGSIAGTYCHIREGRVNFRLLWAIGIPSGLGAFISMLTFARMEAYWAKILIGIILIYSSFQIAKNQKTNLVGKQHSTQQSLLLEVAIGVVLGLLSGAVGLALGSMRLPAMIRVLGIDPKDAVGTNLAINLITASIGAVTSILTLGVHLPLLLFLVPATILGSYLGARSVKKIDTSKLRKLIAWALAATGTFMIVESLH; translated from the coding sequence ATGACCTTTCCTGAGAATTACTTCATCATATTCATTCTTGCGATCGTTTCTTTTATTCTGAGCTATTTTGGCGCTTCAGTAGGTCTAGTTCTGGGTAATATCCGGCTTCCTTTGCTTGTATATGCTTTACAAGCATCCACCAGTTCAATCGGTATTGCAACGGGTACAAACCTAGCAACTTCTGCTATGGGATCGATCGCAGGCACTTATTGTCATATTAGAGAAGGTCGTGTCAATTTTCGATTGTTATGGGCGATTGGTATACCTTCAGGGCTTGGTGCTTTTATCAGTATGCTTACCTTTGCTCGTATGGAAGCATATTGGGCAAAAATTCTTATAGGAATTATACTTATTTACTCCAGCTTTCAAATAGCTAAGAATCAAAAAACAAATTTAGTTGGAAAACAGCATTCTACTCAACAAAGTTTATTACTTGAGGTAGCAATTGGGGTTGTCTTGGGATTGCTATCCGGTGCTGTAGGCTTAGCGCTTGGTAGTATGAGATTGCCCGCAATGATTCGAGTTTTGGGTATCGATCCAAAGGATGCCGTAGGAACCAATTTGGCAATTAACCTTATTACTGCCAGTATTGGTGCAGTCACCAGTATTTTGACTTTAGGCGTTCATTTACCACTTCTTTTATTTCTCGTACCAGCAACTATACTAGGCTCATACTTAGGAGCACGTTCTGTGAAAAAGATCGATACGTCAAAGCTTCGTAAGCTAATTGCTTGGGCTTTGGCTGCTACGGGAACGTTTATGATTGTTGAAAGTTTGCACTAA
- a CDS encoding VOC family protein: MEDNNKVFHVAIPCKDLDEAENFYVTKLRCKLGRKYSDRITLNFFSSQLVCHLYPEQVDSMPQMYPRHFGVIFQNKEDFNTVLELAKQHNLEFVQEVTRKRQQEAADQLNFYLKDPSNNVIQFKLFLKAEMVY; this comes from the coding sequence ATGGAAGATAATAACAAAGTTTTTCACGTAGCTATTCCTTGTAAAGATTTAGATGAAGCTGAAAATTTCTATGTGACAAAACTGAGGTGTAAATTGGGGCGAAAGTACTCAGATAGAATAACTTTAAACTTCTTTAGTTCTCAGTTAGTGTGTCATCTATATCCCGAACAAGTTGATTCGATGCCACAAATGTATCCAAGGCATTTTGGCGTCATTTTCCAAAATAAAGAAGATTTTAATACGGTCTTGGAATTAGCCAAACAACACAATCTTGAATTTGTTCAAGAAGTAACGAGAAAACGTCAACAAGAAGCAGCAGACCAGTTGAATTTCTATTTAAAAGATCCATCTAATAACGTTATTCAGTTTAAATTGTTTCTAAAAGCGGAGATGGTTTATTAA
- a CDS encoding substrate-binding domain-containing protein: MNPSKLNNQKTNECSHCGYDKNPIEAKRCRKCGKPLNVVSIGENSKAVTQPKPKPVQDLLLTPWIVRSVFGLLFLFLSWLIYSLFITVSNVSNSDRLVGSGSSSNNADISPDLKLYNSIKDVPNVPEGTFNYGGGATFAALTARGLNDAIARAHPNFRLRYTLPREGKPGGRKGITMLLDSQLSLTLQGASLRDADYDMAKQRGFQLKQVPIALDMFVFFTHRDISIPGLSVNQLQDIYTGKITNWSQVGGPNLSIVPFSRDPKNSTLLSEFLGSKAEQVSSRVQFIIDYTDAIRKVASTPGGISFGGVGPIVGQQTIRPLAVARANTQEYIQPFIEDNKRINTNAVRDSTYPLTRRLFIVFRQDGTIDELAGYAFIQMLLSKEGQQIVEKAELVPIR; encoded by the coding sequence ATGAATCCCAGCAAATTGAACAATCAAAAGACTAATGAGTGCAGCCATTGTGGTTATGATAAAAATCCTATTGAAGCTAAACGCTGTCGGAAATGTGGTAAGCCCTTGAATGTTGTTTCTATAGGGGAAAACAGTAAAGCAGTTACTCAACCCAAGCCAAAACCCGTTCAAGATTTGCTATTAACACCTTGGATAGTGCGCTCTGTTTTTGGTTTGCTGTTTTTGTTTTTGAGTTGGTTGATCTACTCTTTATTTATAACTGTTAGCAATGTGAGCAATTCCGATCGACTTGTAGGTTCCGGTTCTAGCAGCAACAATGCAGACATTTCTCCCGATCTCAAACTCTACAACTCTATAAAAGATGTACCCAATGTACCGGAAGGTACATTTAACTATGGCGGAGGTGCTACTTTTGCAGCGCTCACCGCTCGGGGTCTGAATGATGCGATCGCCCGAGCGCACCCCAATTTTCGCCTCCGTTACACTCTACCCAGAGAGGGTAAACCAGGTGGGAGAAAGGGTATAACTATGCTGCTCGATAGCCAACTTAGCTTGACTTTACAAGGAGCATCTCTCAGAGATGCTGATTATGATATGGCTAAACAACGAGGCTTTCAGTTAAAGCAAGTGCCAATCGCCTTGGATATGTTTGTCTTCTTTACTCATCGAGACATATCTATTCCTGGGCTTTCAGTCAATCAACTTCAAGATATATACACGGGTAAAATAACTAACTGGAGCCAAGTAGGAGGACCAAATCTGTCAATCGTACCTTTTTCTCGAGACCCTAAGAATTCCACTTTATTAAGTGAATTTCTCGGTTCAAAAGCTGAGCAAGTTAGTTCGAGAGTGCAATTTATTATTGATTACACTGATGCTATCCGTAAAGTAGCTTCTACGCCTGGAGGGATTTCTTTTGGAGGAGTTGGACCCATTGTTGGTCAACAAACAATCCGTCCCCTTGCTGTTGCTAGAGCAAATACCCAAGAATATATACAACCATTCATAGAAGATAATAAACGGATCAACACCAATGCAGTACGGGATAGTACCTATCCCCTTACCCGGCGTCTGTTTATTGTGTTTCGTCAAGATGGTACGATCGATGAACTAGCCGGATACGCTTTCATCCAGATGTTACTGTCTAAAGAAGGTCAGCAGATTGTTGAAAAGGCAGAACTCGTTCCCATACGCTAA